A genomic segment from Gossypium hirsutum isolate 1008001.06 chromosome D04, Gossypium_hirsutum_v2.1, whole genome shotgun sequence encodes:
- the LOC107948363 gene encoding uncharacterized protein isoform X3: MAFSLKPEPAKNNAQITVMGLVYCDICSNNSFSRHSYFLPGAEVQIACNFRAFVPKTREQVSFSVNRTTDKHGVYRLEIPSVDGIACAEAAIASSCQASLVGTSSTSCNIPGHRSTTDQIAIKSRHPNLCIYSLTALSFRPSKRNVALCGK; encoded by the exons ATG GCATTCTCTTTGAAACCTGAGCCAGCAAAAAATAATGCCCAGATCACTGTCATGGGCCTTGTTTATTGTGACATTTGCTCCAACAACAGCTTCTCCAGACACAGCTACTTCTTACCAG GTGCAGAAGTTCAAATAGCCTGCAACTTCAGGGCATTTGTTCCAAAAACAAGAGAACAAGTATCATTCTCAGTCAACAGAACTACAGATAAACATGGAGTTTACAGGTTGGAAATACCATCAGTTGATGGGATCGCATGTGCAGAGGCAGCCATTGCATCATCTTGCCAGGCAAGCTTAGTTGGGACCTCATCTACTTCATGCAACATTCCTGGTCACAGAAGCACCACTGATCAGATAGCTATCAAATCCAGACACCCCAATCTCTGCATTTACAGCCTAACTGCGTTGAGTTTCAGACCATCAAAAAGAAATGTTGCCTTGTGTGGGAAGTAA
- the LOC107953440 gene encoding glutaredoxin-C1 yields MHCQTGSWGSYVPTTRTTVGDPLERIERLASENAVVIFSISSCCMCHAIKRLFCGMGVNPTVYELDQDPRGKDMEKALMRLLGSSPAVPVVFIGGKLVGTMDRVMASHINGTLVPLLKQAGALWL; encoded by the coding sequence atgcATTGCCAGACGGGTTCATGGGGTTCTTACGTGCCGACCACCAGGACTACAGTTGGGGATCCATTGGAGAGGATAGAGAGGTTGGCTTCGGAGAATGCGGTGGTTATATTTAGTATTAGCAGTTGTTGCATGTGCCATGCCATTAAGAGGCTGTTTTGTGGGATGGGAGTAAACCCAACTGTGTATGAGCTTGATCAAGACCCTCGAGGGAAAGACATGGAGAAGGCTTTGATGAGGTTGCTTGGAAGTTCTCCTGCTGTTCCTGTTGTGTTTATTGGTGGGAAACTTGTGGGTACAATGGATAGAGTCATGGCTTCCCATATCAACGGCACTCTTGTTCCTCTTCTCAAACAAGCTGGTGCTCTCTGGCTTTGA
- the LOC107948363 gene encoding uncharacterized protein isoform X1, with translation MWKFVSHLPKFAAMNLMILFLFSSLFIKAFSLKPEPAKNNAQITVMGLVYCDICSNNSFSRHSYFLPGAEVQIACNFRAFVPKTREQVSFSVNRTTDKHGVYRLEIPSVDGIACAEAAIASSCQASLVGTSSTSCNIPGHRSTTDQIAIKSRHPNLCIYSLTALSFRPSKRNVALCGK, from the exons ATGTGGAAGTTTGTCTCTCATCTCCCAAAATTTGCTGCCATGAACCTAATGATTCtcttccttttttcttctctGTTCATTAAGGCATTCTCTTTGAAACCTGAGCCAGCAAAAAATAATGCCCAGATCACTGTCATGGGCCTTGTTTATTGTGACATTTGCTCCAACAACAGCTTCTCCAGACACAGCTACTTCTTACCAG GTGCAGAAGTTCAAATAGCCTGCAACTTCAGGGCATTTGTTCCAAAAACAAGAGAACAAGTATCATTCTCAGTCAACAGAACTACAGATAAACATGGAGTTTACAGGTTGGAAATACCATCAGTTGATGGGATCGCATGTGCAGAGGCAGCCATTGCATCATCTTGCCAGGCAAGCTTAGTTGGGACCTCATCTACTTCATGCAACATTCCTGGTCACAGAAGCACCACTGATCAGATAGCTATCAAATCCAGACACCCCAATCTCTGCATTTACAGCCTAACTGCGTTGAGTTTCAGACCATCAAAAAGAAATGTTGCCTTGTGTGGGAAGTAA
- the LOC107948363 gene encoding uncharacterized protein isoform X2, whose amino-acid sequence MWKFVSHLPKFAAMNLMILFLFSSLFIKAFSLKPEPAKNNAQITVMGLVYCDICSNNSFSRHSYFLPEVQIACNFRAFVPKTREQVSFSVNRTTDKHGVYRLEIPSVDGIACAEAAIASSCQASLVGTSSTSCNIPGHRSTTDQIAIKSRHPNLCIYSLTALSFRPSKRNVALCGK is encoded by the exons ATGTGGAAGTTTGTCTCTCATCTCCCAAAATTTGCTGCCATGAACCTAATGATTCtcttccttttttcttctctGTTCATTAAGGCATTCTCTTTGAAACCTGAGCCAGCAAAAAATAATGCCCAGATCACTGTCATGGGCCTTGTTTATTGTGACATTTGCTCCAACAACAGCTTCTCCAGACACAGCTACTTCTTACCAG AAGTTCAAATAGCCTGCAACTTCAGGGCATTTGTTCCAAAAACAAGAGAACAAGTATCATTCTCAGTCAACAGAACTACAGATAAACATGGAGTTTACAGGTTGGAAATACCATCAGTTGATGGGATCGCATGTGCAGAGGCAGCCATTGCATCATCTTGCCAGGCAAGCTTAGTTGGGACCTCATCTACTTCATGCAACATTCCTGGTCACAGAAGCACCACTGATCAGATAGCTATCAAATCCAGACACCCCAATCTCTGCATTTACAGCCTAACTGCGTTGAGTTTCAGACCATCAAAAAGAAATGTTGCCTTGTGTGGGAAGTAA
- the LOC107948353 gene encoding omega-hydroxypalmitate O-feruloyl transferase → MGVDVIEGSAIMEKKSNGKVSQLISVKQGEPTLVSPAEETPKDLYFLSNLDQNIAVIVRTIYCFKSDEKGNDDAGEVIKDALRKVLVHYYPLAGRLTISSEGKLIVDCTGEGALFVKAEANCTMEEIGDITKPDPETLGKLVYDIPGATNILEMPPLVAQVTKFQCGGFVLGLCMNHCMFDGIGAMEFVNSWGETARGLPLSVPPFSDRTILKARSPPKIEHLHQEFAEIEDKSSTGDLYKDQMLYRSFCFDPEKLQKLKKYSMEDGVLEKCTTFEALSAFVWRARTKALNLLSHQQTKLLFAVDGRPKFDPPLPKGYFGNGIVLTNSICQAGELLDKPISHAVALIQDAIKMVTDGYMRSAIDYFEVTRARPSLSSTLLITTWSRLSFHTTDFGWGEPVLSGPVALPEKEVTLFLSHGKERKNINVLLGLPASAMKVFQEQMVV, encoded by the exons ATG GGTGTAGACGTTATCGAAGGTTCAGCTATAATGGAGAAGAAGTCCAATGGCAAAGTGTCCCAGCTAATTAGTGTGAAGCAAGGAGAGCCAACCCTGGTTTCTCCCGCTGAAGAGACACCAAAGGATCTATACTTTCTCTCTAATCTTGACCAAAACATTGCCGTCATTGTTCGCACCATATACTGCTTCAAGTCGGATGAAAAAGGGAACGACGATGCTGGTGAAGTGATCAAGGATGCATTGAGAAAGGTTCTTGTTCATTACTATCCCCTTGCTGGGCGGCTAACCATCAGCTCTGAGGGTAAACTTATTGTGGACTGCACTGGAGAAGGGGCACTGTTCGTCAAAGCTGAAGCTAACTGTACGATGGAGGAGATTGGAGACATAACAAAGCCTGATCCTGAGACTCTTGGGAAGTTGGTTTATGACATTCCTGGTGCAACAAACATACTGGAGATGCCACCTCTAGTGGCTCAG GTGACCAAGTTCCAATGCGGAGGATTTGTCCTTGGCCTGTGCATGAACCATTGCATGTTTGATGGCATTGGTGCTATGGAATTTGTCAACTCGTGGGGTGAAACAGCCCGAGGTCTTCCACTCTCTGTTCCTCCATTCTCCGACAGAACTATTCTGAAAGCCCGCAGTCCTCCTAAGATAGAGCATCTGCATCAGGAATTTGCTGAGATAGAGGACAAGTCCAGCACTGGTGATCTCTACAAAGACCAAATGCTCTATAGATCTTTCTGTTTTGATCCTGAGAAGCTACAAAAACTGAAGAAATATTCTATGGAGGATGGGGTTCTTGAAAAATGCACTACTTTTGAAGCTCTTTCAGCATTCGTATGGAGGGCTCGGACCAAGGCACTTAACTTGCTATCCCACCAACAAACCAAGCTTCTCTTCGCGGTTGATGGCAGGCCTAAATTCGACCCACCTCTTCCAAAAGGCTACTTCGGCAATGGCATTGTATTGACAAATTCCATATGCCAAGCTGGTGAGCTATTGGACAAGCCAATTTCACATGCTGTAGCTCTAATTCAGGATGCAATTAAGATGGTTACGGATGGTTATATGAGATCAGCCATAGATTACTTTGAGGTAACCAGAGCCAGGCCATCTTTGTCGTCAACCCTGCTGATCACTACATGGTCTAGGCTATCTTTCCACACTACAGATTTCGGATGGGGAGAGCCTGTTCTATCAGGGCCAGTTGCGTTGCCTGAGAAGGAAGTCACATTGTTCCTATCTCATGGCAAGGAGAGGAAAAACATCAACGTTCTTTTGGGGTTGCCAGCTTCTGCCATGAAGGTCTTCCAAGAACAGATGGTGGTTTAG